A genome region from Pseudorca crassidens isolate mPseCra1 chromosome 20, mPseCra1.hap1, whole genome shotgun sequence includes the following:
- the TMEM86B gene encoding lysoplasmalogenase TMEM86B isoform X2, producing MQATLGGSHVDMDTREEGLPGKPRFSAQPHVGRWLSPFFLTCAVYFLLWSPENQPPWVGALIKCLPILYLVVLLWTVYPGGSYSLLLQGALLCSAVGDSCLVWPEAFLHGMAAFAVAHLLYLWAFGLTPLKPGLLLPILLASIPYYGLLLWHLPPDMVLPLTAYSLVLAIMLWRGLARGGSTCWGALLFTLSDAVLAWNLFVHPLPHAHLVVMATYYGAQVLIALSAFQSPRLKSN from the exons ATGCAGGCCACTTTGGGTGGGTCACACGTTGACATGGACACCCGGGAAGAGGGGCTGCCTGGAAAACCTCGCTTTTCAGCTCAA CCGCATGTGGGCAGGTGGCTGAGCCCGTTCTTCCTCACCTGTGCCGTCTACTTTCTCCTCTGGAGCCCTGAGAACCAGCCGCCCTGGGTCGGTGCCCTGATCAAGTGCCTGCCCATCCTCTACCTGGTGGTGCTCCTGTGGACCGTGTACCCCGGCGGGAGCTACAGCTTGCTCCTGCAGGGGGCCCTTCTGTGCTCAGCTGTGGGGGACTCCTGCCTCGTCTGGCCTGAGGCCTTCCTCCATG GCATGGCTGCCTTCGCCGTGGCCCACCTGCTCTACCTCTGGGCCTTCGGCCTCACTCCCCTGAAGCCTGGCCTCCTGCTGCCTATTCTCCTGGCTTCCATCCCATATTATGGCCTCCTGCTTTGGCACCTCCCGCCTGACATGGTCCTGCCCCTGACGGCTTACTCCCTGGTCCTGGCCATTATGCTGTGGCGTGGCTTGGCCAGGGGCGGGAGTACCTGCTGGGGCGCCCTGCTCTTCACGCTTTCAGATGCCGTGCTGGCCTGGAACCTCTTCGTCCATCCCCTGCCCCATGCCCACCTGGTGGTCATGGCCACTTATTATGGTGCCCAGGTCCTCATCGCCCTGTCGGCCTTCCAGAGCCCCAGGCTCAAGTCCAACTGA
- the PPP6R1 gene encoding serine/threonine-protein phosphatase 6 regulatory subunit 1 isoform X3, with translation MFWKFDLHTSSHLDTLLEREDLSLPELLDEEDVLQECKVVNRKLLDFLLQPPHLQAMVAWVTQEPPASGEERLRYKYPSVACEILTSDVPQINDALGADESLLHRLYGFLQSSGKLNPLLASFFSKVMGVLINRKTDQLVSFLRKKDDFVDLLLQHIGTSAIMDLLLRLLTCVERPQLRQDVVNWLNEEKIVQRLIEQIHPSKDDNQHSNASQSLCDIIRLSREQMIQVQDSPEPDQLLATLEKQETIEQLLSNMLEGEQSQSVIVSGIQVLLTLLEPRRPRSESVTVNNFFSSVDGQLELLAQATLDNAVSSVGTLHALRPRLSRFHQLLLEPPELEPLRTTWGTLAPPLGNTRLHVVKLLASALSASDAALTQELLALDVPNTLLDLFFHYVFNNFLHAQVEVCVSTMLSSGPPSNSSSDTPAQNPVVKHLLQQCRLVERILTSWEENDRVQSAGGPRKGYMGHLTRVANALAQNSEKGPNAEQLGQLLKELPEDQRERWEVFVSGPLAETNKKNTVDLVNTHHLHSSSDDEDDRLKEFNFPEEAVLQQAFMDFQMQRMTSAFIDHFGFNDEEFGEQEESVNAPFDKTANITFSLNADDDNPNANLLEICYKDRIQQFDDEEEDEEEGQGSGGSDGEDGAWQGGQLARGARLGQPPGVRSGGSTDSEDDEDDEDDEDDEDGDRRVARGRAGPTCHPSPGPQPPGPSWTATFDPVPVDAPTGPQACREKELHSGPPAPQEPRSGPLDLPTPSPAGPAAPSTLQLRSQDPIPSSAPQEATDGSKVAEPSAPCQALVSVGDLQATLRGTHSAPSSLDSATRDPATSVPAPRAHQHPQTTEGVKSPESLGLPRSQR, from the exons ATGTTTTGGAAGTTTGACCTGCACACGAGCTCGCACCTCGACACGCTGCTGGAGCGGGAGGACCTGAGCCTGCCCGAGCTGCTGGATGAGGAGGACGTGCTGCAGGAATGCAAGGTCGTCAACCGAAAGCTGCTGGACTTTCTGCTGCAGCCGCCACACCTGCAGGCCATGGTGGCCTGGGTCACCCAGGAGCCGCCGGCCAGCGGCGAGGAGCGGCTGCGCTACAA GTACCCCAGCGTGGCCTGTGAGATCCTGACGTCGGACGTGCCCCAGATCAACGACGCACTGGGTGCGGACGAGTCCCTCCTGCACCGGCTGTACGGCTTCCTGCAGAGCAGCGGCAAACTCAACCCGCTGCTGGCCAGCTTCTTCAGCAAGGTCATGGGCGTCCTCATCAACCGCAAGACCGACCAG CTCGTGTCCTTCCTGCGGAAGAAGGACGATTTTGTGGACCTGCTGCTGCAGCACATCGGCACCTCGGCCATCATGGACCTCCTGCTGCGCCTCCTCACCTGCGTGGAGCGGCCGCAGCTGAGGCAGGACGTGGTCAAT TGGCTCAATGAGGAGAAGATTGTCCAGCGGCTCATCGAGCAGATCCACCCTTCGAAGGACGACAAT caacaTTCCAACGCATCCCAGTCCCTGTGCGACATCATCCGCCTGAGCCGGGAGCAGATGATCCAAGTGCAGGACAGCCCGGAGCCTGACCAGCTGTtggccaccctggagaa GCAGGAGACGATCGAGCAGCTTCTGAGCAACATGTTGGAGGGGGAGCAGAGCCAGTCCGTCATCGTGAGTGGAATCCAGGTGCTACTGACGCTGCTGGAGCCCAGGAGGCCCAG GTCTGAGTCTGTGACTGTGAACAACTTCTTCAGCAGCGTGGATGGGCAGCTGGAGCTTCTGGCCCAGGCAACCCTGGACAACGCCGTGTCCAGCGTGGGGACCCTGCATGCCCTGCGCCCACGGCTCAGCCGCTTCCACCAACTCCTGCTAGAGCCGCCTGAG CTGGAGCCGCTGCGCACGACATGGGGCACCCTGGCCCCACCGCTGGGCAACACACGGTTGCACGTGGTCAAGCTGCTGGCCAGCGCCCTGAGCGCCAGCGATGCGGCCCTGACCCAGGAGCTCCTGGCACTGGACGTGCCCAACACCCTTCTG GACCTCTTCTTCCACTATGTGTTCAACAATTTCTTGCACGCCCAAGTGGAGGTGTGTGTGAGCACGATGCTGAGCTCTGGGCCTCCTTCCAACAGCAGCTCTGACACACCCGCCCAGAACCCTGTCGTGAAACAC CTGCTGCAGCAGTGCCGCCTGGTGGAGCGCATCCTGACCTCCTGGGAGGAGAACGACCGTGTGCA GTCCGCAGGGGGCCCTCGGAAAGGCTACATGGGCCACTTGACAAGGGTAGCCAACGCCCTGGCGCAGAACTCGGAGAAGGGGCCCAACGCCGAGCAGCTGGGGCAGCTGCTGAAGG AGCTGCCAGAGGACCAGCGGGAGCGGTGGGAGGTGTTCGTGTCGGGACCCCTGGCGGAGACCAACAAGAAGAACACCGTGGACCTG GTGAACACCCACCACCTGCACTCCTCCAGCGACGACGAGGACGACAGGCTCAAGGAGTTCAACTTCCCAGAGGAGGCAGTGCTGCAGCAG GCCTTCATGGACTTCCAGATGCAGCGCATGACCTCAGCCTTCATCGACCACTTTGGCTTCAATGACGAGGAGTTCGGGGAGCAGGAGGAGAGCGTAAA TGCGCCTTTCGACAAGACGGCCAACATCACCTTCTCCCTCAATGCCGACGACGACAAC ccCAACGCCAACCTGCTTGAGATATGCTACAAGGACCGGATCCAGCAGTTCGATGatgaggaggaggacgaggaagaGGGCCAGGGTTCGGGGGGGTCTGATGGAGAGGATGGTGCCTGGCAGGGCGGCCAGCTGGCCAGGGGGGCCCGCCTGGGCCAGCCCCCGGGTGTGCG GAGCGGAGGCAGCACAGACAGTGAGGACGACGAGGACGACGAGGACGATGAGGACGACGAGGATGGTGACCGGCGGGTGgcccgtggcagggctgggcccacCTGTCATCCCAGCCCCGGCCCCCAGCCTCCGG GCCCCAGCTGGACAGCAACCTTTGACCCAGTGCCTGTGGATGCCCCGACCGGCCCCCAAGCCTGCAGGGAGAAGGAACTGCACTCTGGGCCCCCTGCCCCACAGGAGCCCCGCAGTGGGCCCCTGGACCTCCCTACCCCGAGCCCAGCTGGCCCTGCAGCCCCCAGCACCCTGCAGCTCAG GTCTCAGGATCCCATCCCTTCCTCAGCACCTCAGGAAGCCACAGACGGCAGCAAAGTAGCGGAGCCCTCGG CCCCCTGCCAGGCCTTGGTCAGTGTTGGGGACCTCCAGGCCACCCTCAGAGGGACGCACTCCGCTCCCAGCTCCTTGGACAG TGCAACCAGAGACCCTGCTACCTCTGTCCCGGCCCCCAGGGCCCACCAGCACCCCCAGACCACGGAGGGGGTGAAGAGCCCAGAGTCCTTGGGGCTCCCCCGAAGCCAGAG GTAA
- the TMEM86B gene encoding lysoplasmalogenase TMEM86B isoform X1 codes for MQATLGGSHVDMDTREEGLPGKPRFSAQQPHVGRWLSPFFLTCAVYFLLWSPENQPPWVGALIKCLPILYLVVLLWTVYPGGSYSLLLQGALLCSAVGDSCLVWPEAFLHGMAAFAVAHLLYLWAFGLTPLKPGLLLPILLASIPYYGLLLWHLPPDMVLPLTAYSLVLAIMLWRGLARGGSTCWGALLFTLSDAVLAWNLFVHPLPHAHLVVMATYYGAQVLIALSAFQSPRLKSN; via the exons ATGCAGGCCACTTTGGGTGGGTCACACGTTGACATGGACACCCGGGAAGAGGGGCTGCCTGGAAAACCTCGCTTTTCAGCTCAA CAGCCGCATGTGGGCAGGTGGCTGAGCCCGTTCTTCCTCACCTGTGCCGTCTACTTTCTCCTCTGGAGCCCTGAGAACCAGCCGCCCTGGGTCGGTGCCCTGATCAAGTGCCTGCCCATCCTCTACCTGGTGGTGCTCCTGTGGACCGTGTACCCCGGCGGGAGCTACAGCTTGCTCCTGCAGGGGGCCCTTCTGTGCTCAGCTGTGGGGGACTCCTGCCTCGTCTGGCCTGAGGCCTTCCTCCATG GCATGGCTGCCTTCGCCGTGGCCCACCTGCTCTACCTCTGGGCCTTCGGCCTCACTCCCCTGAAGCCTGGCCTCCTGCTGCCTATTCTCCTGGCTTCCATCCCATATTATGGCCTCCTGCTTTGGCACCTCCCGCCTGACATGGTCCTGCCCCTGACGGCTTACTCCCTGGTCCTGGCCATTATGCTGTGGCGTGGCTTGGCCAGGGGCGGGAGTACCTGCTGGGGCGCCCTGCTCTTCACGCTTTCAGATGCCGTGCTGGCCTGGAACCTCTTCGTCCATCCCCTGCCCCATGCCCACCTGGTGGTCATGGCCACTTATTATGGTGCCCAGGTCCTCATCGCCCTGTCGGCCTTCCAGAGCCCCAGGCTCAAGTCCAACTGA
- the PPP6R1 gene encoding serine/threonine-protein phosphatase 6 regulatory subunit 1 isoform X1, with the protein MFWKFDLHTSSHLDTLLEREDLSLPELLDEEDVLQECKVVNRKLLDFLLQPPHLQAMVAWVTQEPPASGEERLRYKYPSVACEILTSDVPQINDALGADESLLHRLYGFLQSSGKLNPLLASFFSKVMGVLINRKTDQLVSFLRKKDDFVDLLLQHIGTSAIMDLLLRLLTCVERPQLRQDVVNWLNEEKIVQRLIEQIHPSKDDNQHSNASQSLCDIIRLSREQMIQVQDSPEPDQLLATLEKQETIEQLLSNMLEGEQSQSVIVSGIQVLLTLLEPRRPRSESVTVNNFFSSVDGQLELLAQATLDNAVSSVGTLHALRPRLSRFHQLLLEPPELEPLRTTWGTLAPPLGNTRLHVVKLLASALSASDAALTQELLALDVPNTLLDLFFHYVFNNFLHAQVEVCVSTMLSSGPPSNSSSDTPAQNPVVKHLLQQCRLVERILTSWEENDRVQSAGGPRKGYMGHLTRVANALAQNSEKGPNAEQLGQLLKELPEDQRERWEVFVSGPLAETNKKNTVDLVNTHHLHSSSDDEDDRLKEFNFPEEAVLQQAFMDFQMQRMTSAFIDHFGFNDEEFGEQEESVNAPFDKTANITFSLNADDDNPNANLLEICYKDRIQQFDDEEEDEEEGQGSGGSDGEDGAWQGGQLARGARLGQPPGVRSGGSTDSEDDEDDEDDEDDEDGDRRVARGRAGPTCHPSPGPQPPGPSWTATFDPVPVDAPTGPQACREKELHSGPPAPQEPRSGPLDLPTPSPAGPAAPSTLQLRSQDPIPSSAPQEATDGSKVAEPSAPCQALVSVGDLQATLRGTHSAPSSLDSATRDPATSVPAPRAHQHPQTTEGVKSPESLGLPRSQSALALEPLPMPNGSAPGGPASPGSQ; encoded by the exons ATGTTTTGGAAGTTTGACCTGCACACGAGCTCGCACCTCGACACGCTGCTGGAGCGGGAGGACCTGAGCCTGCCCGAGCTGCTGGATGAGGAGGACGTGCTGCAGGAATGCAAGGTCGTCAACCGAAAGCTGCTGGACTTTCTGCTGCAGCCGCCACACCTGCAGGCCATGGTGGCCTGGGTCACCCAGGAGCCGCCGGCCAGCGGCGAGGAGCGGCTGCGCTACAA GTACCCCAGCGTGGCCTGTGAGATCCTGACGTCGGACGTGCCCCAGATCAACGACGCACTGGGTGCGGACGAGTCCCTCCTGCACCGGCTGTACGGCTTCCTGCAGAGCAGCGGCAAACTCAACCCGCTGCTGGCCAGCTTCTTCAGCAAGGTCATGGGCGTCCTCATCAACCGCAAGACCGACCAG CTCGTGTCCTTCCTGCGGAAGAAGGACGATTTTGTGGACCTGCTGCTGCAGCACATCGGCACCTCGGCCATCATGGACCTCCTGCTGCGCCTCCTCACCTGCGTGGAGCGGCCGCAGCTGAGGCAGGACGTGGTCAAT TGGCTCAATGAGGAGAAGATTGTCCAGCGGCTCATCGAGCAGATCCACCCTTCGAAGGACGACAAT caacaTTCCAACGCATCCCAGTCCCTGTGCGACATCATCCGCCTGAGCCGGGAGCAGATGATCCAAGTGCAGGACAGCCCGGAGCCTGACCAGCTGTtggccaccctggagaa GCAGGAGACGATCGAGCAGCTTCTGAGCAACATGTTGGAGGGGGAGCAGAGCCAGTCCGTCATCGTGAGTGGAATCCAGGTGCTACTGACGCTGCTGGAGCCCAGGAGGCCCAG GTCTGAGTCTGTGACTGTGAACAACTTCTTCAGCAGCGTGGATGGGCAGCTGGAGCTTCTGGCCCAGGCAACCCTGGACAACGCCGTGTCCAGCGTGGGGACCCTGCATGCCCTGCGCCCACGGCTCAGCCGCTTCCACCAACTCCTGCTAGAGCCGCCTGAG CTGGAGCCGCTGCGCACGACATGGGGCACCCTGGCCCCACCGCTGGGCAACACACGGTTGCACGTGGTCAAGCTGCTGGCCAGCGCCCTGAGCGCCAGCGATGCGGCCCTGACCCAGGAGCTCCTGGCACTGGACGTGCCCAACACCCTTCTG GACCTCTTCTTCCACTATGTGTTCAACAATTTCTTGCACGCCCAAGTGGAGGTGTGTGTGAGCACGATGCTGAGCTCTGGGCCTCCTTCCAACAGCAGCTCTGACACACCCGCCCAGAACCCTGTCGTGAAACAC CTGCTGCAGCAGTGCCGCCTGGTGGAGCGCATCCTGACCTCCTGGGAGGAGAACGACCGTGTGCA GTCCGCAGGGGGCCCTCGGAAAGGCTACATGGGCCACTTGACAAGGGTAGCCAACGCCCTGGCGCAGAACTCGGAGAAGGGGCCCAACGCCGAGCAGCTGGGGCAGCTGCTGAAGG AGCTGCCAGAGGACCAGCGGGAGCGGTGGGAGGTGTTCGTGTCGGGACCCCTGGCGGAGACCAACAAGAAGAACACCGTGGACCTG GTGAACACCCACCACCTGCACTCCTCCAGCGACGACGAGGACGACAGGCTCAAGGAGTTCAACTTCCCAGAGGAGGCAGTGCTGCAGCAG GCCTTCATGGACTTCCAGATGCAGCGCATGACCTCAGCCTTCATCGACCACTTTGGCTTCAATGACGAGGAGTTCGGGGAGCAGGAGGAGAGCGTAAA TGCGCCTTTCGACAAGACGGCCAACATCACCTTCTCCCTCAATGCCGACGACGACAAC ccCAACGCCAACCTGCTTGAGATATGCTACAAGGACCGGATCCAGCAGTTCGATGatgaggaggaggacgaggaagaGGGCCAGGGTTCGGGGGGGTCTGATGGAGAGGATGGTGCCTGGCAGGGCGGCCAGCTGGCCAGGGGGGCCCGCCTGGGCCAGCCCCCGGGTGTGCG GAGCGGAGGCAGCACAGACAGTGAGGACGACGAGGACGACGAGGACGATGAGGACGACGAGGATGGTGACCGGCGGGTGgcccgtggcagggctgggcccacCTGTCATCCCAGCCCCGGCCCCCAGCCTCCGG GCCCCAGCTGGACAGCAACCTTTGACCCAGTGCCTGTGGATGCCCCGACCGGCCCCCAAGCCTGCAGGGAGAAGGAACTGCACTCTGGGCCCCCTGCCCCACAGGAGCCCCGCAGTGGGCCCCTGGACCTCCCTACCCCGAGCCCAGCTGGCCCTGCAGCCCCCAGCACCCTGCAGCTCAG GTCTCAGGATCCCATCCCTTCCTCAGCACCTCAGGAAGCCACAGACGGCAGCAAAGTAGCGGAGCCCTCGG CCCCCTGCCAGGCCTTGGTCAGTGTTGGGGACCTCCAGGCCACCCTCAGAGGGACGCACTCCGCTCCCAGCTCCTTGGACAG TGCAACCAGAGACCCTGCTACCTCTGTCCCGGCCCCCAGGGCCCACCAGCACCCCCAGACCACGGAGGGGGTGAAGAGCCCAGAGTCCTTGGGGCTCCCCCGAAGCCAGAG TGCCCTGGCCCTCGAGCCACTTCCGATGCCCAATGGCTCTGCCCCAGGAGGGCCGGCGTCCCCGGGCTCCCA GTAA
- the PPP6R1 gene encoding serine/threonine-protein phosphatase 6 regulatory subunit 1 isoform X2 yields MFWKFDLHTSSHLDTLLEREDLSLPELLDEEDVLQECKVVNRKLLDFLLQPPHLQAMVAWVTQEPPASGEERLRYKYPSVACEILTSDVPQINDALGADESLLHRLYGFLQSSGKLNPLLASFFSKVMGVLINRKTDQLVSFLRKKDDFVDLLLQHIGTSAIMDLLLRLLTCVERPQLRQDVVNWLNEEKIVQRLIEQIHPSKDDNQHSNASQSLCDIIRLSREQMIQVQDSPEPDQLLATLEKQETIEQLLSNMLEGEQSQSVIVSGIQVLLTLLEPRRPRSESVTVNNFFSSVDGQLELLAQATLDNAVSSVGTLHALRPRLSRFHQLLLEPPELEPLRTTWGTLAPPLGNTRLHVVKLLASALSASDAALTQELLALDVPNTLLDLFFHYVFNNFLHAQVEVCVSTMLSSGPPSNSSSDTPAQNPVVKHLLQQCRLVERILTSWEENDRVQSAGGPRKGYMGHLTRVANALAQNSEKGPNAEQLGQLLKELPEDQRERWEVFVSGPLAETNKKNTVDLVNTHHLHSSSDDEDDRLKEFNFPEEAVLQQAFMDFQMQRMTSAFIDHFGFNDEEFGEQEESVNAPFDKTANITFSLNADDDNPNANLLEICYKDRIQQFDDEEEDEEEGQGSGGSDGEDGAWQGGQLARGARLGQPPGVRSGGSTDSEDDEDDEDDEDDEDGDRRVARGRAGPTCHPSPGPQPPGPSWTATFDPVPVDAPTGPQACREKELHSGPPAPQEPRSGPLDLPTPSPAGPAAPSTLQLRSQDPIPSSAPQEATDGSKVAEPSAPCQALVSVGDLQATLRGTHSAPSSLDSATRDPATSVPAPRAHQHPQTTEGVKSPESLGLPRSQSALALEPLPMPNGSAPGGPASPGSQ; encoded by the exons ATGTTTTGGAAGTTTGACCTGCACACGAGCTCGCACCTCGACACGCTGCTGGAGCGGGAGGACCTGAGCCTGCCCGAGCTGCTGGATGAGGAGGACGTGCTGCAGGAATGCAAGGTCGTCAACCGAAAGCTGCTGGACTTTCTGCTGCAGCCGCCACACCTGCAGGCCATGGTGGCCTGGGTCACCCAGGAGCCGCCGGCCAGCGGCGAGGAGCGGCTGCGCTACAA GTACCCCAGCGTGGCCTGTGAGATCCTGACGTCGGACGTGCCCCAGATCAACGACGCACTGGGTGCGGACGAGTCCCTCCTGCACCGGCTGTACGGCTTCCTGCAGAGCAGCGGCAAACTCAACCCGCTGCTGGCCAGCTTCTTCAGCAAGGTCATGGGCGTCCTCATCAACCGCAAGACCGACCAG CTCGTGTCCTTCCTGCGGAAGAAGGACGATTTTGTGGACCTGCTGCTGCAGCACATCGGCACCTCGGCCATCATGGACCTCCTGCTGCGCCTCCTCACCTGCGTGGAGCGGCCGCAGCTGAGGCAGGACGTGGTCAAT TGGCTCAATGAGGAGAAGATTGTCCAGCGGCTCATCGAGCAGATCCACCCTTCGAAGGACGACAAT caacaTTCCAACGCATCCCAGTCCCTGTGCGACATCATCCGCCTGAGCCGGGAGCAGATGATCCAAGTGCAGGACAGCCCGGAGCCTGACCAGCTGTtggccaccctggagaa GCAGGAGACGATCGAGCAGCTTCTGAGCAACATGTTGGAGGGGGAGCAGAGCCAGTCCGTCATCGTGAGTGGAATCCAGGTGCTACTGACGCTGCTGGAGCCCAGGAGGCCCAG GTCTGAGTCTGTGACTGTGAACAACTTCTTCAGCAGCGTGGATGGGCAGCTGGAGCTTCTGGCCCAGGCAACCCTGGACAACGCCGTGTCCAGCGTGGGGACCCTGCATGCCCTGCGCCCACGGCTCAGCCGCTTCCACCAACTCCTGCTAGAGCCGCCTGAG CTGGAGCCGCTGCGCACGACATGGGGCACCCTGGCCCCACCGCTGGGCAACACACGGTTGCACGTGGTCAAGCTGCTGGCCAGCGCCCTGAGCGCCAGCGATGCGGCCCTGACCCAGGAGCTCCTGGCACTGGACGTGCCCAACACCCTTCTG GACCTCTTCTTCCACTATGTGTTCAACAATTTCTTGCACGCCCAAGTGGAGGTGTGTGTGAGCACGATGCTGAGCTCTGGGCCTCCTTCCAACAGCAGCTCTGACACACCCGCCCAGAACCCTGTCGTGAAACAC CTGCTGCAGCAGTGCCGCCTGGTGGAGCGCATCCTGACCTCCTGGGAGGAGAACGACCGTGTGCA GTCCGCAGGGGGCCCTCGGAAAGGCTACATGGGCCACTTGACAAGGGTAGCCAACGCCCTGGCGCAGAACTCGGAGAAGGGGCCCAACGCCGAGCAGCTGGGGCAGCTGCTGAAGG AGCTGCCAGAGGACCAGCGGGAGCGGTGGGAGGTGTTCGTGTCGGGACCCCTGGCGGAGACCAACAAGAAGAACACCGTGGACCTG GTGAACACCCACCACCTGCACTCCTCCAGCGACGACGAGGACGACAGGCTCAAGGAGTTCAACTTCCCAGAGGAGGCAGTGCTGCAGCAG GCCTTCATGGACTTCCAGATGCAGCGCATGACCTCAGCCTTCATCGACCACTTTGGCTTCAATGACGAGGAGTTCGGGGAGCAGGAGGAGAGCGTAAA TGCGCCTTTCGACAAGACGGCCAACATCACCTTCTCCCTCAATGCCGACGACGACAAC ccCAACGCCAACCTGCTTGAGATATGCTACAAGGACCGGATCCAGCAGTTCGATGatgaggaggaggacgaggaagaGGGCCAGGGTTCGGGGGGGTCTGATGGAGAGGATGGTGCCTGGCAGGGCGGCCAGCTGGCCAGGGGGGCCCGCCTGGGCCAGCCCCCGGGTGTGCG GAGCGGAGGCAGCACAGACAGTGAGGACGACGAGGACGACGAGGACGATGAGGACGACGAGGATGGTGACCGGCGGGTGgcccgtggcagggctgggcccacCTGTCATCCCAGCCCCGGCCCCCAGCCTCCGG GCCCCAGCTGGACAGCAACCTTTGACCCAGTGCCTGTGGATGCCCCGACCGGCCCCCAAGCCTGCAGGGAGAAGGAACTGCACTCTGGGCCCCCTGCCCCACAGGAGCCCCGCAGTGGGCCCCTGGACCTCCCTACCCCGAGCCCAGCTGGCCCTGCAGCCCCCAGCACCCTGCAGCTCAG GTCTCAGGATCCCATCCCTTCCTCAGCACCTCAGGAAGCCACAGACGGCAGCAAAGTAGCGGAGCCCTCGG CCCCCTGCCAGGCCTTGGTCAGTGTTGGGGACCTCCAGGCCACCCTCAGAGGGACGCACTCCGCTCCCAGCTCCTTGGACAG TGCAACCAGAGACCCTGCTACCTCTGTCCCGGCCCCCAGGGCCCACCAGCACCCCCAGACCACGGAGGGGGTGAAGAGCCCAGAGTCCTTGGGGCTCCCCCGAAGCCAGAG TGCCCTGGCCCTCGAGCCACTTCCGATGCCCAATGGCTCTGCCCCAGGAGGGCCGGCGTCCCCGGGCTCCCAGTga